A single window of Nicotiana sylvestris chromosome 3, ASM39365v2, whole genome shotgun sequence DNA harbors:
- the LOC138887808 gene encoding uncharacterized protein gives MAQPANSIIGSAMFVHPSGHESQSSASRGRGRGRGSSSGGNQNRIYALAGRQDQESSPDILTGMLTICSHDVYALIDPGSTLSCITPFVVQKFGIVPEILSDHFALAACYAIVDYRVKTDRFHFLGEPVLEWVGNTATPRGRFISYLKARKMIAKGCIYHIVRVKDADVEIPTLQSILVLKEYMAIFLDELPGIPPEREIDFCIDLLPRTQPISIPLYRMAPAELKELKEQLKDLLEKAFLGHIVSDKGIKVNTQNIEAVKSWPRPTTPTEIRSFLGLAGYYRSFVEGFSSLSAPLTKLTQKATKFQWTEAYEQSFQELKNRLTSVPVLALPEGLDGYAMYCDASSVRLGCVLMQYGKVIVYDSR, from the exons ATGGCGCAACCAGCAAATTCAATAATAGGATCAGCTATGTTTGTGCATCCTTCAGGGCACGAGTCTCAGTCTTCGGCTAgtagaggtcgaggcagaggtagagggtccagttcaggtggtaacCAGAATCGTATCTATGCGCTAGCAGgtcgacaggaccaagagtcctCACCAGACATTCTGACgggtatgttgaccatttgttctcacgatgtttatgccttgatagacccaggatctactttatcatgtattaccccatttgtcgTGCAGAAGtttggtatagtgcctgaaatactaagtgatcaTTTTGCG ttggcagcttgttatgccATAGTTGATTATCGAGTAAAGACAGATAGATTTCATTTTCTGGGTGAgccagtccttgaatgggtaggtaatacagcAACACCTAGAGGCAGGTTTATTTCTTATCTAAAGGCgaggaaaatgatcgcaaaagggtgcatttatcatattgtgcgagttaaagatgcagatgttgagatacctacacttcagtCTATTCTAGTACTAAAGGAGTACATGGCTATATTTCTAGatgaacttccaggtattcctccagagcgagagattgattttTGCATCGATTTGCTTCCGAGAAcgcaaccaatatccatccctctgtatagaatggcacctgccgaattgaaggagttgaaggagcagttaaaagatttactggagaaag cattcttggggcacattgTATCCGACAAAGGTATAAAGGTAAACACTCAGAATattgaggctgtgaaatcctggcctagacctaccactccgacaGAAATccgtagctttctaggcttagcaggataTTATCGGAGTTTCGtagagggtttttcttctctttcagcaccattaacaAAGCTGACACAGAAGGcaactaagtttcagtggacagaggcctatgagcagagtttccaagagcttaagaacaggttgacctCAGTGCCGGTTCTAGCACTTCCAGAAGGTCtagatggttatgccatgtattgtgatgcctcaagtgTCAGGTTAGGATGTGTCTTGATGCAATATGGGAAAGTAATTGTGTATGATTCACGATAG